One segment of Thermus tengchongensis DNA contains the following:
- the tatA gene encoding twin-arginine translocase TatA/TatE family subunit has protein sequence MRLGPVEILLILLVILLLFGAKKLPELARGIGQSAKEFKKGLQEGEEKKEEPKA, from the coding sequence ATGCGTTTAGGTCCAGTAGAAATCCTCCTCATCCTTCTCGTCATCCTCCTCCTCTTCGGTGCCAAGAAGCTTCCCGAGCTGGCCCGGGGCATTGGCCAATCGGCCAAGGAGTTCAAAAAGGGCCTCCAGGAAGGCGAGGAGAAGAAGGAAGAGCCTAAGGCCTGA
- the hslU gene encoding ATP-dependent protease ATPase subunit HslU — MNLTPAEIVRELSKHIVGQEAAKRAVAVALRNRYRRKKLPPEVAREVTPKNILMIGPTGVGKTEIARRLARLAGAPFVKVEATKFTEVGYVGRDVDAIVRDLAEASYQLVMEEMKKKVEEKALALAEEELATLLRTSVAEVRAGRLDSLSVEVQVEEEMSLPFMGVLGGEGFGGMGEMLKGLLPKRPVRKRMTVKEAREVLKNQHAERLIDKEELKEEARRRAQEDGIVFIDEIDKVARREGTVGPDVSGEGVQRDLLPIVEGTVVSTRIGPVSTEHVLFIAAGAFHVAKPSDLIPELQGRFPIRVELSPLGPEEFYRILKEPENSLIRQYTELLRADGTELVFHEDALRAIAEAAYRANQELEDIGARRLATVLERVLEEVSFQTDLGRVEITRAYVEQRLEAVFASPDLTRFVL; from the coding sequence ATGAACCTCACGCCTGCGGAGATCGTCCGGGAGCTTTCCAAGCACATTGTGGGACAGGAGGCGGCCAAGCGGGCGGTGGCCGTGGCCTTAAGAAACCGGTACCGCCGGAAGAAACTTCCGCCCGAGGTGGCCCGGGAGGTGACCCCCAAGAACATCCTCATGATCGGGCCCACGGGGGTGGGCAAGACGGAGATCGCCCGGCGCCTGGCCCGTCTGGCGGGGGCTCCTTTTGTCAAGGTGGAGGCCACCAAGTTCACCGAGGTGGGCTATGTGGGCCGGGATGTGGACGCCATCGTGCGGGACCTGGCGGAGGCCAGCTACCAGCTGGTGATGGAGGAGATGAAGAAGAAGGTGGAGGAAAAGGCCCTGGCCTTGGCCGAGGAGGAGCTGGCCACCCTCCTGCGCACCTCCGTGGCCGAGGTGCGCGCGGGGCGGCTGGACAGCCTCTCGGTGGAGGTGCAGGTGGAGGAGGAGATGAGCCTCCCCTTCATGGGCGTCCTCGGGGGTGAGGGCTTTGGCGGCATGGGGGAGATGCTCAAGGGGCTTCTTCCCAAGCGGCCGGTGCGCAAGCGCATGACGGTGAAGGAGGCCCGGGAGGTCCTCAAAAACCAGCACGCCGAGCGCCTCATCGACAAGGAGGAGTTGAAGGAGGAGGCCAGGAGGCGGGCCCAGGAGGACGGCATCGTCTTCATCGACGAGATCGACAAGGTGGCCCGCCGGGAGGGTACGGTGGGGCCGGATGTGTCTGGCGAGGGGGTTCAACGGGACCTCCTGCCCATCGTGGAGGGCACGGTGGTTTCCACCCGTATCGGGCCGGTTTCCACGGAGCATGTGCTTTTCATCGCTGCGGGAGCCTTCCATGTGGCCAAGCCCTCGGACCTCATCCCGGAGCTTCAAGGGCGGTTCCCCATCCGGGTGGAGCTTTCCCCCTTGGGCCCCGAGGAGTTCTACCGTATCCTGAAGGAGCCGGAAAACTCCCTAATTCGCCAGTACACGGAGCTTTTGAGGGCAGACGGCACGGAACTCGTCTTTCACGAGGATGCCCTAAGGGCCATTGCTGAGGCGGCCTACCGGGCCAACCAGGAGCTGGAGGACATCGGGGCCAGGAGGTTGGCCACGGTGCTGGAGCGGGTGCTGGAGGAGGTGAGCTTCCAAACGGACCTGGGCCGGGTGGAGATCACCCGGGCCTACGTGGAGCAGAGGCTCGAGGCGGTGTTTGCCTCACCTGACCTGACGCGGTTTGTGCTGTAG
- a CDS encoding tetratricopeptide repeat protein yields MRWILLALGLLAVSSLAQTPPPSNQVEKQDAFRLGVQLYSLGRYEAALELFERALKEKPQDPDVLYWLARAQLKVGLLNPALENAKGLVARNPRYIGGYMVLSEAYVALFRASEDREKGKGYLDQALTVLRDAERVNPRYAPIYAQRGLVYAFLGQADKAEEAFKKALSLQDSAEVRAALAELYLAAGRLDEALEQYGKAVQLSPQDGNLRVRYASALLLKGRAEEAARVLEEGHRLKPLDAEGWYTLGQAYFVLGRHKEAGVALENAVALAPLRFPAAYFYLGQIYMALGDWQKAKSRLTVAVRLEPKKADYRYQLCLANERLGDKEGARYQCQEALKLRPGYKEAEEVLKRL; encoded by the coding sequence ATGCGCTGGATCCTTTTGGCTTTGGGTTTACTGGCCGTGTCCAGCTTAGCCCAGACCCCCCCTCCGTCCAACCAGGTGGAGAAGCAGGATGCCTTCCGGCTTGGGGTGCAGCTTTACTCCCTGGGCCGGTACGAGGCGGCCTTGGAGCTCTTTGAGCGGGCCTTGAAGGAGAAACCCCAGGACCCGGATGTCCTCTACTGGCTGGCCCGGGCCCAGCTCAAGGTGGGGCTCCTTAACCCCGCCTTGGAGAACGCCAAGGGGCTGGTGGCCAGGAACCCCCGGTACATCGGGGGGTACATGGTCCTCTCCGAGGCCTACGTGGCCCTCTTTCGCGCCTCGGAGGATCGGGAGAAGGGGAAGGGTTATCTGGATCAGGCGCTGACTGTACTCCGCGATGCTGAGCGGGTGAACCCCCGTTATGCTCCCATTTACGCCCAAAGGGGTTTGGTCTACGCCTTCCTGGGCCAGGCGGACAAGGCGGAGGAGGCCTTTAAGAAGGCCCTTAGCCTGCAGGATTCCGCGGAGGTGAGGGCAGCTTTGGCTGAGCTTTATCTGGCAGCAGGCCGCTTGGATGAGGCCTTGGAGCAGTACGGCAAAGCGGTCCAGCTTTCACCCCAGGATGGGAATCTAAGGGTTCGCTATGCCTCGGCCCTCCTGCTGAAGGGCCGGGCGGAGGAGGCGGCGAGGGTTTTGGAGGAGGGCCACCGCCTTAAGCCCCTGGACGCCGAGGGCTGGTACACCCTGGGCCAGGCCTATTTCGTCCTGGGCCGCCATAAGGAGGCAGGGGTGGCCCTGGAGAATGCGGTGGCCCTGGCTCCCCTTCGCTTTCCCGCGGCCTACTTCTACCTGGGCCAGATCTACATGGCCCTGGGGGATTGGCAGAAGGCCAAGAGCCGCCTCACGGTGGCGGTGCGCCTCGAGCCCAAAAAGGCAGACTACCGCTACCAGCTCTGCCTGGCCAACGAAAGGCTGGGGGACAAGGAAGGGGCTCGCTACCAATGCCAGGAGGCCTTGAAGCTCAGGCCGGGGTACAAGGAGGCTGAAGAGGTTCTCAAGCGTCTTTAA
- a CDS encoding vWA domain-containing protein, with amino-acid sequence MKAIRYSRYEGTLEDLSPEEILSLLEDFLLDSGFSDPFQRYDPDPERRPTLEDLYDALLQALLQNELVPEDWMREARFAERKEETRLYQAIQGMIRKLQEAGYLRLPGEDPLDPVQGGYRGEAGEARFELTEKASDFLGLKSLRELLGALGRNAPGLHPTPHHAPGVEKTGETKAWEWGDPLELNAPETLKRAAAKGLVNLTPEDLVIDLAEYTASMSTVVLLDCSHSMILYGEDRFTPAKKVALALAHLIRTQYPGDRVRFVLFHDTAEEIPLAKLPLAQVGPYHTNTKAGLELARTLLKKMGGEMKQIILITDGKPSAITLPSGEIYKNAWGLDPLILAETLKEATLARKEGIPIHTFMLAREPELLAFVKKLSQITRGKAYLTHPGNIGRYLLLDFLNKKVQRN; translated from the coding sequence ATGAAGGCCATCCGCTATAGCCGCTACGAAGGAACCTTGGAAGACCTCTCCCCCGAGGAGATCCTCTCCCTCCTGGAGGACTTCCTCCTGGACTCTGGGTTTTCCGACCCCTTCCAGCGCTACGACCCCGACCCAGAGCGCCGCCCCACCCTGGAGGACCTCTACGACGCCCTCCTCCAGGCCCTCCTTCAAAACGAACTGGTCCCTGAGGACTGGATGCGGGAAGCCCGCTTCGCGGAGCGCAAGGAGGAAACCCGGCTCTACCAGGCCATCCAGGGGATGATCCGGAAACTCCAGGAGGCGGGCTACCTGCGCCTGCCCGGGGAGGATCCCCTGGACCCCGTCCAAGGGGGGTACCGGGGCGAGGCAGGCGAGGCCCGCTTCGAGCTCACGGAAAAGGCCTCGGACTTCTTGGGGCTGAAAAGCCTACGGGAACTCCTGGGAGCCCTAGGCCGCAACGCCCCCGGCCTCCACCCAACCCCCCACCACGCCCCTGGCGTGGAGAAGACGGGGGAAACCAAGGCCTGGGAGTGGGGCGATCCCCTGGAGCTCAACGCGCCCGAAACCCTGAAGCGGGCCGCGGCCAAGGGCTTGGTGAACCTCACCCCTGAAGATCTCGTCATCGACCTGGCCGAGTACACCGCCAGCATGAGCACCGTGGTCCTCCTGGACTGCTCCCACTCCATGATCCTCTACGGGGAGGACCGCTTCACCCCAGCCAAGAAGGTGGCCTTGGCCTTGGCCCATCTGATCCGCACCCAGTACCCCGGGGACCGGGTACGCTTCGTCCTCTTCCACGACACTGCCGAGGAGATCCCCCTGGCCAAGCTTCCCCTGGCCCAGGTGGGCCCTTACCACACCAACACCAAGGCAGGCTTGGAGCTGGCCCGCACCCTCTTGAAAAAGATGGGGGGCGAGATGAAGCAGATCATCCTCATCACCGACGGCAAGCCTTCGGCCATCACCCTTCCCAGCGGGGAGATCTACAAAAACGCCTGGGGCCTGGACCCGCTGATCCTAGCGGAAACCTTGAAAGAGGCCACCCTAGCCCGCAAGGAGGGCATCCCCATCCACACCTTCATGCTGGCCCGGGAACCCGAGCTCCTGGCCTTCGTGAAGAAGCTTTCCCAAATCACCCGGGGCAAGGCCTACCTCACCCACCCCGGCAACATCGGCAGGTATCTGCTCCTGGACTTCCTCAACAAGAAGGTCCAAAGGAACTGA
- a CDS encoding sigma 54-interacting transcriptional regulator: protein MKAKTLGELRRTYPLEKLKRTVKDEARDNLKAKLRKGERLFPGIHGYEDTVIPALVQAILAKQNFILLGTRGQAKSRILRSLVNLLDEEIPALATELRDNPLRPISPEGKRLLEEAGDEAPIVWITREERYVEKLATPDTTVADLLGDMDPIKAARKGTGMADLESIHFGLLPRANRGIFAVNELADLAPKVQVALFNILEEGDVQIRGYPIRLPLDVWLVFTANPQDYTARGRIVTPLKDRIGSEIRTHYPKTLEEGLRISAQEAYVPEEVVLPEWIRLSVEAVAFAAREDRRVDQTAGVSQRLSISLLEVVAASAERRALLQGTRPVARPLDLYAGLPAITGKLELEYEGELQGAEKVARDLVQRAFGMVLPRYRLNTEPIVAHFEAGNLLTLPEGGVEEALKAMEEVPGLLQAAQALAAGREPEVLLSAGEFILEGLVGRRKLARGETSYQAAERTRSYGN, encoded by the coding sequence GTGAAGGCCAAGACCTTAGGGGAACTCAGACGCACCTATCCCCTGGAAAAGCTTAAGCGCACCGTCAAGGACGAGGCCCGGGACAATCTTAAGGCAAAGCTCCGCAAAGGGGAACGGCTTTTCCCGGGCATCCACGGGTACGAGGACACCGTCATTCCCGCCTTGGTCCAGGCCATCCTGGCCAAGCAAAACTTCATCCTCCTGGGCACCCGGGGCCAGGCCAAAAGCCGCATCCTGCGTTCCTTGGTAAACCTTCTCGACGAGGAGATCCCCGCCCTGGCCACCGAACTTAGGGACAACCCCCTAAGGCCCATCTCGCCGGAAGGAAAACGGCTTCTTGAGGAGGCCGGAGACGAGGCCCCCATCGTCTGGATAACCCGGGAGGAGCGCTATGTGGAGAAACTGGCCACCCCCGACACCACCGTGGCCGACCTCCTGGGGGACATGGACCCCATCAAGGCAGCCCGCAAGGGAACGGGGATGGCGGACCTGGAAAGCATCCACTTTGGCCTTCTGCCCCGGGCCAATCGGGGGATCTTCGCGGTGAACGAGCTGGCGGACCTAGCCCCCAAGGTGCAGGTGGCCCTCTTCAACATCCTCGAGGAGGGGGACGTGCAGATAAGGGGCTACCCCATAAGGCTCCCCCTGGATGTCTGGCTGGTCTTCACCGCCAACCCCCAGGACTACACCGCCCGGGGGCGCATCGTCACCCCCCTCAAGGACCGGATCGGGAGCGAGATCCGCACCCATTACCCCAAAACCCTCGAGGAGGGCCTTAGGATCAGCGCCCAGGAGGCCTATGTGCCGGAAGAGGTGGTACTCCCCGAGTGGATCCGCCTTTCCGTGGAAGCGGTGGCCTTCGCCGCCCGGGAGGACCGGCGGGTGGACCAAACGGCCGGGGTCTCCCAACGCCTTTCCATAAGCCTTCTGGAAGTGGTGGCCGCCAGCGCCGAAAGGCGGGCTCTTCTTCAGGGCACCAGGCCTGTGGCCCGTCCCCTGGATCTCTATGCGGGGCTTCCCGCCATCACCGGGAAGCTGGAACTGGAGTACGAGGGGGAGCTCCAGGGAGCGGAAAAGGTGGCCCGAGACCTGGTGCAAAGGGCTTTCGGCATGGTCCTCCCCCGGTACCGCCTGAACACCGAACCCATCGTGGCCCATTTCGAGGCGGGGAACCTCCTCACCCTGCCGGAAGGGGGCGTGGAGGAGGCCCTCAAGGCCATGGAAGAGGTGCCGGGCCTGCTCCAGGCAGCCCAGGCCCTGGCGGCGGGCCGGGAACCCGAGGTGCTCCTTTCGGCAGGGGAGTTCATCCTGGAGGGGCTCGTGGGGAGGAGGAAGCTGGCCCGGGGGGAGACGAGCTACCAGGCGGCGGAGAGGACGAGAAGCTATGGCAACTAG
- a CDS encoding formate dehydrogenase accessory sulfurtransferase FdhD, which translates to MWRFEGGRFLEADFPLPEEERLLLVVNGKPWASFSYTPGDEVYLALGHLFLSGVLSGLEGVRWLVGEGVVAVDLPGDPERGVGVRDSGCAAGLRYGEPRLSPLPKIPLDPELPLELMAQLRQHAVRYARTRGIHGAALFDLSGRLLYLNEDIGRHNAVDRLAGYMLLEGARPPVLLAVTGRVSQEMAGKAIGMGAVLLASRTGATAPAVSLAQRYGLALAAYVRPKGYRLYAPGGMPVPEGVLRP; encoded by the coding sequence ATGTGGAGGTTTGAGGGCGGGCGCTTCCTCGAGGCGGACTTCCCCCTCCCCGAGGAGGAGCGCTTGCTCCTGGTGGTGAACGGCAAGCCCTGGGCTTCCTTCAGCTATACCCCTGGGGATGAGGTCTACCTCGCCCTAGGCCATCTCTTCCTGAGTGGCGTGCTGTCAGGCCTCGAGGGGGTGCGGTGGCTGGTGGGCGAGGGAGTGGTGGCCGTGGACCTACCGGGGGATCCCGAGAGGGGGGTGGGGGTGCGGGATAGCGGTTGCGCTGCGGGGCTACGCTATGGTGAACCCAGGCTTTCCCCCTTGCCGAAGATACCCCTGGATCCCGAACTGCCCCTGGAGCTCATGGCCCAACTGCGCCAGCATGCGGTGCGCTACGCCCGTACCCGGGGCATACATGGAGCGGCCCTCTTTGACCTTTCCGGACGGCTTCTCTACCTCAACGAGGATATCGGCCGCCACAACGCCGTGGACCGCCTGGCAGGGTACATGCTCCTGGAGGGCGCGCGTCCTCCCGTGCTCTTGGCGGTAACCGGCAGGGTAAGCCAGGAGATGGCGGGTAAGGCCATTGGCATGGGAGCGGTGCTCCTGGCAAGCCGCACGGGGGCAACTGCCCCTGCGGTGAGCCTGGCCCAGCGCTACGGCCTGGCCCTGGCGGCCTACGTACGTCCAAAAGGCTACCGCCTCTACGCCCCAGGCGGTATGCCGGTGCCCGAAGGGGTTCTCAGGCCTTAG
- a CDS encoding nucleotidyltransferase family protein, with product MATSLEQEKEAVLTALAPYLQGRGVKLILYGSHARGEAGRGSDLDLALLSPTPLGELLPLLRDVLEEAPVLHRVDLVDLGEVDPAFRERVLREGIVWAEF from the coding sequence ATGGCAACTAGCCTGGAGCAGGAGAAGGAGGCGGTTCTCACCGCCCTGGCACCCTACCTCCAGGGCAGGGGGGTAAAGCTCATCCTCTACGGCTCCCACGCCCGGGGTGAAGCCGGTCGCGGCTCGGACCTGGACCTGGCCCTGCTGAGCCCCACCCCCTTGGGGGAACTCCTCCCCCTCCTCAGGGATGTCCTGGAGGAGGCACCCGTGCTCCACCGGGTAGACCTGGTGGACCTGGGGGAGGTGGACCCCGCCTTCCGGGAAAGGGTTCTAAGGGAGGGGATCGTATGGGCCGAGTTCTAG
- a CDS encoding ABC transporter ATP-binding protein, with product MLKLENITKRFGPVVANHRVSLEVARGEVLALLGENGAGKTTLVSILYGLYAPDEGRIILEGREVRISSPMVAQRLGIALVPQHPELIEAHTVAENLALGLDLPLAFSRRALVRRLAALLEGHPLGVDLEAPVARLSVGEKQRVELLRALLNRPKVLILDEPTSVLTPKEAEGLFQEIRRLKALGLAVIFISHKLEEVLAIADRIAVLRGGEKVGEVRREEADKDLLVRLMVGRSLAPPPKVPPPREEVVLEVEDLLVPRHGFPVQGVSFALRAGEVLGIAGVAGSGQAELVQALAGLRPHQGRVRFLGKPWPRDPMGLFRQGVAHIPEERSMGVVGGMSVAENLALRTYPRLVRRGLLDYRAMEVEAEGLIQRYGIRTPSPRTPVRFLSGGNVQKVILARELQGGPRLLLAMHPTYGLDVGAAEEVHGRILELVQGGAAVLLVSEDLDEILALSHRVAALYHGRFVGPVPREEADRERLGRMMTEGRV from the coding sequence ATGCTGAAACTGGAGAACATCACCAAGCGCTTTGGTCCAGTGGTGGCGAACCATCGGGTAAGCCTCGAGGTGGCCCGGGGGGAGGTCCTGGCCCTTCTGGGGGAAAACGGGGCGGGGAAGACCACCTTGGTGAGCATCCTCTACGGCCTATACGCCCCGGACGAGGGGCGGATAATCCTGGAGGGCCGGGAGGTGCGCATCTCCTCGCCCATGGTTGCCCAGCGCTTGGGCATCGCCTTGGTGCCCCAGCACCCGGAGCTCATCGAAGCCCACACCGTGGCCGAGAACTTGGCTCTGGGCCTGGACCTGCCCCTGGCGTTTTCCCGCCGGGCTCTGGTGAGGCGGCTTGCGGCGCTTTTGGAGGGGCATCCTTTGGGGGTGGACCTCGAGGCGCCCGTGGCCCGTCTTTCCGTAGGGGAGAAGCAGAGGGTGGAGCTCCTTCGCGCCTTGCTCAACCGCCCCAAGGTCCTCATCTTGGATGAGCCCACCAGCGTCTTGACCCCCAAGGAGGCGGAGGGGCTCTTCCAGGAGATCCGGCGCCTCAAGGCCTTGGGCCTGGCGGTGATCTTCATCAGCCACAAGCTGGAGGAGGTCCTGGCCATCGCCGACCGCATCGCGGTCTTGCGGGGTGGGGAAAAGGTGGGGGAGGTGCGCCGGGAAGAGGCGGACAAAGATCTCCTGGTGCGCCTCATGGTGGGCCGGAGCCTGGCTCCACCCCCCAAGGTGCCCCCGCCCCGGGAGGAAGTGGTCCTCGAGGTGGAGGACCTTCTGGTGCCCCGGCACGGTTTTCCCGTCCAAGGGGTTTCCTTCGCCTTGCGGGCAGGAGAGGTGCTGGGGATTGCGGGGGTAGCGGGAAGCGGGCAGGCGGAGCTCGTGCAGGCCTTGGCGGGTCTCAGGCCCCACCAGGGCCGGGTGCGGTTCCTTGGCAAGCCCTGGCCCAGGGACCCCATGGGCCTCTTCCGCCAGGGGGTGGCCCATATTCCTGAGGAGCGGAGCATGGGGGTGGTGGGGGGTATGAGCGTAGCCGAAAACCTGGCCCTTAGAACCTACCCTCGTTTGGTTCGCAGGGGCTTGCTGGATTACCGGGCCATGGAAGTGGAGGCGGAGGGCTTGATCCAGCGCTACGGCATCCGCACCCCCTCCCCCCGCACCCCGGTGCGATTCCTCTCGGGAGGAAACGTGCAGAAGGTGATCCTGGCCCGGGAGCTCCAGGGGGGGCCTCGCCTTCTCTTGGCCATGCACCCCACCTACGGGCTGGATGTGGGGGCCGCCGAGGAGGTTCACGGACGTATCCTGGAGCTTGTGCAAGGCGGTGCGGCCGTGCTTTTGGTCAGCGAGGACCTGGACGAGATCCTGGCCCTCTCCCATAGGGTGGCGGCCCTGTACCACGGGCGCTTCGTGGGGCCCGTTCCCCGGGAGGAGGCGGACCGGGAGCGGCTGGGGCGGATGATGACGGAGGGGCGGGTATGA
- a CDS encoding ABC transporter permease yields the protein MEEALLRAVLFGTPILLASLGALLSERTGVVNLGVEGMMALSALAAFAVAQEAGPALGALAGVGVGVFLGLFLGVFAVSLRANQFVAGLALAALGLGASGLLGKRYEGVPLAHPLPEEGFALLALGLALALHYLLLGSRFGLYLRSVGENPKAADLFGVSVDGVRYLALALGGGMIGLAGAYLSLAYRPSWTDGMTSGLGWVAIALVILAGWQPLRAVLGAYFFGLLFFLQFRLQGSVPIPSEAFAAMPYLLVILVLALSGRARAPKALGQPFDRGR from the coding sequence ATGGAAGAGGCGCTGTTGCGTGCGGTACTCTTTGGTACCCCTATCCTCTTGGCCTCCCTAGGGGCTCTCCTTTCCGAACGGACTGGGGTCGTGAACCTGGGGGTGGAGGGGATGATGGCCCTTTCTGCCCTGGCAGCCTTTGCGGTGGCTCAGGAAGCCGGTCCCGCTTTGGGGGCCTTGGCCGGGGTAGGGGTGGGGGTGTTCCTGGGGCTCTTCCTGGGAGTTTTTGCGGTTTCCCTCCGGGCCAACCAGTTTGTGGCGGGGCTGGCGCTGGCCGCCTTGGGGCTTGGAGCCTCGGGGTTGTTGGGGAAGCGGTACGAGGGGGTGCCCCTGGCGCACCCCCTGCCTGAGGAGGGCTTTGCCCTCTTGGCCTTGGGCCTGGCTTTAGCCCTGCATTACCTTTTGCTGGGTAGCCGCTTCGGCCTGTACCTGCGCAGCGTGGGGGAGAACCCCAAGGCGGCGGACCTCTTCGGGGTGAGCGTGGATGGGGTGCGGTACCTGGCCTTGGCCCTGGGGGGCGGGATGATCGGCCTGGCTGGGGCCTACCTTTCCCTGGCCTACCGCCCTTCCTGGACGGACGGCATGACCTCGGGGCTGGGCTGGGTGGCCATCGCCCTGGTGATCCTGGCGGGCTGGCAGCCTCTACGAGCTGTGCTGGGGGCTTACTTTTTTGGCCTCCTGTTCTTCCTGCAGTTCCGCCTGCAAGGCAGTGTACCTATACCGTCTGAGGCCTTTGCTGCCATGCCCTACCTTTTGGTTATCCTGGTCCTGGCCCTCTCGGGCCGCGCCCGGGCCCCCAAGGCCCTGGGCCAGCCCTTTGACCGGGGGAGGTAA
- a CDS encoding ABC transporter permease translates to MRWELDPSPSPWKVFLAYSLFVVLAFLLLGLLFLLYGVSPLKAYGLLLSPLGDSLGLAEVGRRTIPLLLIGAGLALAFRVGFFNIGAEGQLLMGAVGGAYVALFLPPGPWTLPLMFVLGGGLGAVWGGFAAWLRVRFGANEILTTLMQNYLVYYLVVYLVAGPWKGQTVFGFLYTDRFPPEAQLPRLGDTLVHWPTLLLGIAAALGLQLLLFRTPLGFEWRILGENPEAARYLGLKGGRLILLAALLSGFLAGLAGVGEVAGIHLRLLEPAQISLGYGFTAILVAWLARGRPLLVLLTAPLLGLILAGGDALKLSLSMPFRVVDVVAGLLLLALIGAEAASRHRLVWRR, encoded by the coding sequence ATGAGGTGGGAGCTGGATCCGAGCCCAAGCCCCTGGAAGGTATTCTTGGCCTATAGCCTGTTCGTGGTCCTGGCCTTCTTGCTTTTAGGCCTTCTTTTCCTCCTCTATGGGGTATCCCCGCTAAAGGCCTACGGGCTTCTCCTCTCCCCCCTGGGGGATTCCTTGGGCCTGGCTGAGGTGGGACGGCGCACCATCCCCCTTCTCCTTATCGGGGCGGGCTTGGCCCTGGCCTTTAGGGTGGGGTTTTTCAACATCGGGGCGGAGGGGCAGCTTCTCATGGGAGCGGTGGGAGGGGCCTACGTGGCCCTTTTCCTCCCCCCTGGACCCTGGACCCTACCTCTTATGTTCGTGCTGGGAGGAGGCCTGGGGGCAGTGTGGGGTGGGTTTGCCGCCTGGCTTCGGGTGCGCTTTGGGGCCAACGAGATCCTGACCACCCTCATGCAGAACTACCTGGTCTACTACTTGGTGGTCTACCTGGTGGCGGGACCCTGGAAGGGGCAGACGGTCTTTGGCTTCCTTTACACGGACCGGTTTCCCCCGGAGGCCCAGCTTCCCCGCCTGGGGGATACCCTGGTGCACTGGCCCACCCTGCTTCTTGGGATCGCGGCGGCCTTGGGGCTTCAGCTTCTGCTCTTCCGTACCCCCTTGGGCTTTGAATGGCGCATCCTAGGGGAAAACCCGGAGGCTGCCCGGTACCTGGGCCTTAAGGGAGGCAGGCTGATCCTCTTGGCGGCGCTTCTTTCCGGTTTCCTTGCGGGCTTGGCGGGGGTGGGGGAGGTGGCGGGCATCCACCTAAGGCTTTTGGAGCCTGCCCAGATCTCCCTGGGGTACGGCTTCACCGCCATCCTGGTGGCCTGGCTGGCCCGGGGAAGGCCCCTCTTGGTCCTCCTCACCGCTCCTCTGCTGGGCCTGATTTTGGCCGGAGGGGATGCCCTGAAGCTTTCCCTGTCCATGCCCTTTCGCGTGGTGGATGTGGTGGCTGGGCTTCTGCTCCTCGCCCTCATCGGGGCGGAGGCCGCAAGCCGCCACCGCCTGGTCTGGAGGCGCTGA
- a CDS encoding HI0074 family nucleotidyltransferase substrate-binding subunit yields the protein MGRVLERPAVAKQALGTLEELAYKEAPSPVERDAAIQRFEYTFKAFWKALQAFLREREGLEAASPKRAFRLAHEVGLMGEEETRLALTMADDRNLTVHTYNEALAQAIFARLSGYAELMGKVLGRMVDEGHPL from the coding sequence ATGGGCCGAGTTCTAGAACGCCCGGCGGTGGCCAAGCAGGCCCTTGGGACCTTGGAGGAGCTGGCGTACAAGGAGGCCCCAAGCCCCGTGGAGCGGGATGCCGCCATACAACGTTTTGAGTACACCTTTAAGGCCTTTTGGAAAGCCCTCCAAGCCTTCCTCAGGGAGAGGGAGGGTCTGGAGGCCGCAAGCCCCAAACGGGCCTTTCGCTTGGCCCACGAGGTGGGTCTGATGGGGGAAGAGGAAACCCGCTTGGCCCTCACCATGGCCGACGACCGCAACCTCACGGTCCACACCTACAACGAGGCTTTGGCTCAGGCCATCTTCGCACGGCTTAGCGGCTATGCTGAGCTCATGGGCAAGGTTCTCGGGAGGATGGTGGATGAAGGCCATCCGCTATAG
- the hslV gene encoding ATP-dependent protease subunit HslV: MEIHGTTILAVRKDGVTALAGDGQVTFGQTVLKRGAVKVRRLEVGEGILVGFAGGVADAMALLERFEEKLKEAKGNLLKGAVETAKLWRTDRVLRHLQAMIIAADREGMVLLSGSGEVITPEEPLLAVGSGGPYALAAAKALYRHSSLSAREIAEESLKIAAEVDLYTSGQVTVLTLGEA, from the coding sequence GTGGAGATCCATGGCACCACCATCCTGGCCGTTCGCAAGGACGGGGTCACAGCCCTGGCGGGGGACGGCCAGGTGACCTTCGGGCAGACGGTCCTGAAGCGGGGGGCGGTGAAGGTGCGGCGCCTCGAGGTGGGGGAAGGCATCCTGGTGGGTTTTGCCGGTGGGGTGGCGGACGCCATGGCCCTCCTGGAGCGCTTTGAGGAGAAGCTCAAGGAGGCCAAGGGGAACCTCCTTAAAGGAGCGGTGGAAACCGCCAAGCTCTGGCGCACCGACCGGGTGTTGCGCCACCTCCAGGCCATGATCATCGCCGCCGACCGGGAGGGGATGGTGCTCCTTTCCGGAAGCGGCGAGGTCATCACCCCGGAAGAACCCCTTTTGGCGGTGGGGTCTGGGGGTCCCTACGCCTTGGCGGCGGCCAAGGCCCTCTACCGGCACTCCAGCCTTTCCGCTCGGGAGATCGCCGAGGAATCGCTTAAAATTGCTGCCGAAGTGGACCTTTACACCTCGGGACAGGTAACGGTCCTCACCCTGGGGGAAGCATGA